Genomic DNA from Roseburia intestinalis L1-82:
GTTTGATTATGTGAAAATCCGTTTTCCCACGCTGGATATACAGCACATCATCAAAGATATATTAAAACTGAATATCAATTATATGCTCCATGAAGATTACGGACATTACAGTTATACGGAGCATTATTCTTTAGGGGACATCTTTATCTATACGTCGGCTGACGAAGAAAAAGGTGTCCTTTTAGAGTTAAAGGGGCGTGGTTGCCGACAGTTTGAAAGTTACCTGCTGGCACAGCAACGAAGCTGGTATGACTTCCTCATGGACGCACTCATAGACGGTGGCGTGATGAAGCGTATCGACCTTGCTATCAACGACCATACGGGCATTTTGGATATTCCAGAGCTTGCGGAAAAATGCAGGAAACGGGAATATATCGGAAAGTCCAGAAGTTATAAGTTTTACCAGTCGGGCGAGCTTATCAAGCACAGAGAGGACGACAGAGAATATATGGGACGTACCCTTTATCTTGGGTCGCTGAAATCAGATGTGTATTTTTGTATCTATGAAAAGGACTATGAGCAGTATGTCAAGTTAGGGACACCTCTGGAAGAAGCCGACATTATCAACCGTTTTGAGATACGGCTTAGAAATGAACGTGCCTATTATGCAGTACGAGATTTGCTGACGTATTATGACGCAGAGCAGACTGCCTTTTCTATCATCAACCAGTATGTGAGGTTTGTTGATGAAGAACCAGACAAGCGAAAAAATGACTGGAAACTCAATGACCGCTGGGCTTGGTTTATCGGCGATAACAGACAGAGCTTGAAGCTGACGACAAAGCCAGAGCCTTACACCTTAGACCGTACATTGCGGTGGGTACAACGGCAGGTAGCACCGACCTTGAAAATGCTGAAAAAGATTGATAAAGGAAACGGTACAGACTACATGGAAACAATCGAACAGCAGGCAAAGCTCACAGAAAAGCATGAAATGATAATCAAACAGCAGACGACCCCTGCAAAAGATTTGGTGGAAAGTTAGGAGTGATAAAAAATGTGGGTATTATTAAAAGACTTCCTGCTGGTATCTATGGAAATGGGTATCGGCGTAGTCTTGATGTGTATTTTGAATGTCGGCAAAGAAGCTGACTATGAAATGAAACAATTAAAAGAAAGCGAGGACAATTAAATGAATTTCGGACAAAATTTGTATCAATGGTTTTTATCAAATGCACAGAGCTTGGTGCTTATGTCGATCGTGGTTATCGGTATCTACTTAGGTTTCAAGCGTGAGTTTTCCAAACTTATCGGCTTCTTGGTAGTTGCCTTAATTGCTGTCGGCTTGGTATTCAATGCTGGCGGTGTGAAAGATGTACTGTTAGAGCTGTTCAATAAGATTATCGGTGCATAAAATATTGAAATTATCTTTAATTGCAGAGCAAAAAATGATATGATAACATAAAATCTTTCATAAAAACAAAATACATTCTTTCGTGCTTTTTAAGATTTTTACTGTATCATTTTATTTAAAATTACTGTGAAAGGACGATTACTATGTTATCTACAATTTATGCTTTGCTATGTATTATAGTTCCTTGTTCCTTATACCAGCTTATCATTTGCAAGCGTCAAAACAAAAAACAAGAAAACAAAGCAATTCATTTTGTATGGGTATATATTTTTCTGTTATATATCTACTTGACGTTCTCTGTTGCAGGTATAGGTAG
This window encodes:
- the mobT gene encoding MobT family relaxase, whose amino-acid sequence is MVLNEEQWIKELREKRVAYGISQGRLAVASGITREYLNKIESGKMKPSKELLETLHKELARFNPEAPLTMLFDYVKIRFPTLDIQHIIKDILKLNINYMLHEDYGHYSYTEHYSLGDIFIYTSADEEKGVLLELKGRGCRQFESYLLAQQRSWYDFLMDALIDGGVMKRIDLAINDHTGILDIPELAEKCRKREYIGKSRSYKFYQSGELIKHREDDREYMGRTLYLGSLKSDVYFCIYEKDYEQYVKLGTPLEEADIINRFEIRLRNERAYYAVRDLLTYYDAEQTAFSIINQYVRFVDEEPDKRKNDWKLNDRWAWFIGDNRQSLKLTTKPEPYTLDRTLRWVQRQVAPTLKMLKKIDKGNGTDYMETIEQQAKLTEKHEMIIKQQTTPAKDLVES